One region of Amphiprion ocellaris isolate individual 3 ecotype Okinawa chromosome 9, ASM2253959v1, whole genome shotgun sequence genomic DNA includes:
- the rundc3b gene encoding RUN domain-containing protein 3B, with protein MASLGAGLHLIRRRGAGRSSAVERRNLLTVCRFSVKTLLDRSCFETIDDSSPEFVNFVSILEHILSHRLKGQTTWFGYESPRSFWDYIKAACSKVAHNCIRSMESMENVRSSRAKGRAWIRVVLMEKRLSEYISFALRDFKTSRRFYEDGAIMLGEEAGLLADTLIGLNTIDFSFCLKGEGLDGSCPAVIDYTPYLKFTQSADSISSDEEEMRTLGSSGSESSSPDKTATAASIFTEQSNLVSKCKRFEQKYRMALEQKGYLEELVRLREAQLSEAVSHNKALQQSLADAHLSHTVEKEQLEYIILELQDQLTVLKNNDLRSRQELTAHLTNQWPSPDALDANAVALDTLLYRKNTGQWDEKSFQSLEQLSADMSLSQTSLEPSHTLSLEARPANTQWPHQGKEETPSLRGLCGSLTSVASYKSLASLKSSECLASPATEISSPGITPS; from the exons GTTTTCTGTGAAGACTCTGCTGGATCGCTCCTGTTTCGAGACGATAGATGATTCGTCTCCGGAGTTCGTTAACTTCGTTTCCATCCTGGAGCACATCCTCAGCCACCGACTCAAAG GTCAGACCACTTGGTTCGGATATGAGAGTCCTCGGAGTTTCTGGGATTATATAAAAGCCGCCTGCAGCAAAGTAGCTCATAACTGCATCCGGAGCATGGAGAGCATGGAGAACGTACGATCATCGAGAGCCAAG GGCAGAGCTTGGATCAGAGTGGTGCTGATGGAGAAGAGACTGTCGGAGTACATCTCATTTGCACTGAGGGACTTCAAAACCAGCAG GAGGTTTTACGAGGACGGAGCGATCATGCTGGGAGAGGAGGCCGGACTGTTAGCCGACACGCTCATCGGACTCAACACCATCGACTTCAG CTTCTGTCTGAAAGGAGAAGGTCTGGACGGCAGCTGTCCTGCTGTGATCGACTACACGCCTTATCTCAAGTTCACTCAGAG CGCAGACAGCATCAGCAGCGACGAGGAGGAGATGAGGACTCTGGGCAGCAGCGGCAGCGAGAGCAGCAGCCCCGACAAAACGGCCACCGCCGCCTCCATCTTCACCGAGCAGAGCAACCTGGTCAGCAAGTGCAAGCGCTTCGAGCAGAAGTACCGCATGGCGCTGGAGCAGAAG GGTTACCTGGAAGAGCTGGTTCGTCTCCGAGAGGCCCAGCTGTCCGAGGCCGTTTCCCACAACAAGGCTCTTCAGCAGAGCCTGGCAGACGCCCACCTCTCCCACACGGTGGAGAAAGAGCAGCTGGAGTACATCATCCTGGAGCTGCAGGACCAGCT GACGGTGCTTAAGAACAACGATTTGAGGTCCAGACAAGAACTAACAGCCCATCTGACCAATCAGTGGCCGTCTCCTGACGCCTTGGATGCCAATGCCGTCGCCTTGGATACGCTGCTGTACAGGAAGAACACGGGACAGTGGGACGA GAAGAGCTTCCAGAGTCTGGAGCAGCTGTCTGCTGATATGAGTCTATCGCAGACGTCTCTTGAACCGTCGCATACGTTGAGTCTGGAGGCCCGACCGGCCAACACACAGTGGCCTCACCAAG GTAAAGAGGAAACTCCGTCTCTACGAGGTCTGTGCGGCTCCCTGACGTCGGTAGCCAGCTACAAGTCTCTGGCCAGCCTGAAGTCCAGCGAGTGTTTGGCCAGTCCTGCGACGGAGATCAGCAGCCCGGGCATCACTCCTTCGTAG